In the Theobroma cacao cultivar B97-61/B2 chromosome 1, Criollo_cocoa_genome_V2, whole genome shotgun sequence genome, one interval contains:
- the LOC18611196 gene encoding uncharacterized protein LOC18611196 gives MNTQARKESEITNAQGEVERKVETVDYCSSAGKGKEVKTVQVIHQYPGSNQKTGGVVLTGAAAAVASTLESAKDAISRK, from the exons ATGAACACACAAGCCCGGAAG GAAAGTGAGATCACAAATGCACAAGGTGAAGTTGAAAGAAAGGTGGAAACAGTGGACTATTGTTCATCAGCAGGGAAAGGCAAAGAGGTAAAGACTGTGCAGGTGATTCACCAATATCCAGGAAGCAATCAGAAGACCGGCGGGGTTGTCCTGACTGGTGCTGCCGCTGCTGTGGCCTCGACCCTGGAATCTGCCAAGGATGCAATATCTCGAAAGTAA
- the LOC18611191 gene encoding phosphatidylinositol 3,4,5-trisphosphate 3-phosphatase and protein-tyrosine-phosphatase PTEN2A isoform X1 — translation MNSESADSSSQPLAKASDGETPAEATDVKPPANTSDAKHQAKANEVEPPARAVDVEPPKASDNPPTVTAKTNSSYDSPPSVLSSTAISSWARNLKFPQPVAPSQGSQAGNAGTSAFARFTSGLGLRLQSMSLPPDDSAEHTSTATQAVLESFKKGIVDSSRSAVKAVQVKARHIVSQNKRRYQEGEFDLDMTYITENIIAMGFPAGDLSSGLFGFFEGFYRNHMEEVIKFFETHHKGRYKVYNLCSERLYDASLFQGKVASFPFDDHNCPQLQLIKSFCQSAYSWLKEDIENVVVVHCKAGMGRTGLMICSLLLFLKFFPTAEEAIDYFNQKRCIDGKALVLPSQIRYVKYFECILRHFNGENQPGHRCMLRGFRLHKCPYWIRPSITISNHNGTLFSTRKHPKTKDLMPEDFWIKAPKKGIVVFALPGQPGLTELVGDFKIQFHDRQGDFYCWLNTTMIENRTILDTSDLDGFDKITVPYPGFKVELVMVDYDGIPQSNSNTNSVNEETQGNSSYTKDGVTARSKHSKVSGNEDNGDVFSDSDGEESGASRSRQTQAAGAGPAVSSHLTNPAAEQIGTSTHGTHQLSVKNQERALSNASKDVSINGVGKPCSGLEIPNLDSMGASDIKVIAADASVFSFGDEEEDYESE, via the exons ATGAACTCAGAGTCTGCGGATTCCTCATCTCAACCTCTCGCTAAAGCTTCTGATGGTGAAACTCCTGCTGAAGCCACTGATGTTAAACCGCCAGCGAACACTAGTGATGCCAAACATCAAGCAAAAGCTAATGAGGTTGAACCTCCTGCCAGAGCTGTTGATGTTGAACCTCCAAAGGCCAGTGATAATCCACCTACTGTCACTGCAAAAACTAATTCCTCGTATGATTCCCCACCATCTGTGTTATCCTCCACTGCCATATCTTCTTGGgcaagaaatttgaaatttccaCAGCCTGTAGCACCGTCACAAGGCTCTCAAGCTGGAAATGCTGGGACTTCAGCTTTTGCGCGCTTCACCAGTGGGCTTGGATTGCGGTTGCAATCAATGAGTCTACCACCGGATGATAGTGCAGAGCATACCTCTACAGCGACACAAGCTGTTCTTGAATCATTCAAAAAGGGTATAGTTGATTCATCTCGGAGTGCAGTGAAGGCAGTGCAGGTCAAGGCACGCCATATTGTCTCACAAAACAAACGGAGATACCAG gAGGGAGAGTTTGATTTGGATATGACTTATATCACTGAGAATATAATTGCTATGGGGTTTCCTGCTGGTGATCTAAGCTCAGGGCTTTTTGGATTCTTTGAG GGCTTCTATCGAAATCACATGGAAGAAGTAATCAAGTTTTTTGAAACTCATCACAAG GGAAGATATAAAGTGTACAATTTGTGTTCAGAGAGGTTGTATGATGCATCACTATTTCAGGGGAAG GTTGCAAGTTTCCCATTTGATGACCACAATTGCCCTCAACTTCAACTCATAAAATCCTTTTGTCAAAGTGCATACTCATGGCTGAAGGAGGACATAGAAAATGTGGTGGTTGTTCATTGTAAAGCTGGTATGGGAAGGACAGGATTAATGATTTGCAGTCTTCTTTTATTCCTTAAG TTCTTTCCGACAGCTGAAGAGGCCATCGACTACTTCAACCAGAAAAGATGCATAGACGGGAAAGCTCTGGTTCTCCCAAGTCAGATT AGATATGTCAAATACTTTGAGTGTATCCTAAGACACTTCAATGGAGAAAATCAGCCTGGACATAG GTGCATGCTTAGGGGGTTCCGGCTTCATAAGTGTCCCTACTGGATTAGGCCCTCTATTACTATCTCCAATCACAATG GAACTTTGTTCTCTACAAGAAAGCATCCAAAAACGAAGGATTTAATG CCAGAAGATTTCTGGATTAAGGCACCTAAGAAAGGGATAGTGGTTTTTGCTCTGCCTGGGCAGCCTGGTCTCACAGAATTGGTGGGTGACTTCAAAATCCAATTTCATGACCGTCAAGGAGATTTCTACTG TTGGTTAAATACAACAATGATAGAGAACAGAACAATACTGGACACCTCTGATCTTGACGGTTTTGACAAG ATAACTGTGCCTTACCCTGGATTCAAGGTTGAACTGGTAATGGTAGACTATGACGGTATACCACAGTCAAATTCTAATACTAATTCTGTCAACGAAGAAACTCAGGGTAACTCCAGTTACACCAAGGATGGAGTCACGGCCCGTTCAAAACATAGCAAAGTTTCTGGAAATGAAGACAATGGTGATGTATTCTCAGACAGCGATGGGGAGGAATCAGGGGCTTCAAGGAGTAGGCAGACTCAAGCTGCTGGAGCTGGACCTGCAGTCTCCAGCCATCTAACTAACCCTGCAGCTGAGCAAATAGGGACGTCCACGCATGGAACTCATCAACTATCAGTCAAAAATCAAGAGCGAGCGTTGAGCAATGCTTCCAAAGACGTAAGCATTAATGGAGTTGGCAAACCTTGCTCAGGACTTGAGATCCCCAATCTGGACTCCATGGGAGCAAGTGATATCAAGGTGATTGCTGCTGATGCATCAGTCTTCAGTTTTggggatgaagaagaagattatGAAAGCGAATGA
- the LOC18611195 gene encoding ADP-ribosylation factor 1 isoform X3, with protein sequence MGVTISRLVRMLFAKKEMRILMVGLDAAGKTTILYKLKLGEIVTTIPTIGFNVETVDYKNVSFTVWDVGGQDKIRPLWRHYFQNTQGLIFVVDSNDRERISEARDELHRMLSEDELRDATLLVFANKQDLPNAMTVSEITDKLGLHSLRQRRWYMQATCATSGQGLYEGLDWLSSNISSKA encoded by the exons ATGGGAGTGACAATATCTAGATTGGTGAGGATGCTTTttgcaaagaaagaaatgaggATATTGATGGTGGGACTTGATGCTGCAGGCAAAACAACCATCCTTTACAAGTTAAAACTTGGAGAAATTGTTACTACCATACCAACCATTG GATTTAACGTTGAAACTGTTGATTACAAAAATGTTAGCTTCACTGTCTGGGATGTTGGAGGACAAGATAAG ATTCGACCATTATGGAGACACTACTTTCAGAACACTCAGGGCCTTATTTTTGTGGTGGATAGTAATGACAGAGAAAGAATATCAGAAGCCAGAGATGAGCTTCACAGGATGCTGAGCGAG GATGAACTACGTGATGCAACACTACTTGTCTTCGCTAACAAACAAGATCTTCCAAATGCCATGACTGTTTCTGAAATCACTGATAAACTTGGCCTTCATTCACTTCGACAACGCCGTTG GTACATGCAGGCTACGTGTGCCACCTCCGGCCAAGGACTTTATGAAGGTCTTGATTGGCTATCCAGCAATATCTCTAGCAAG GCATAG
- the LOC18611194 gene encoding cyclin-D3-3, whose translation MALQEEETQQIQSPPLILDGLYCEEEDLGECSFEENGSQICGETVKKEAFLPLFFIEHDLFWEDDALLSLMSKEKETHLGYIAVNSDESLVLARKEALEWIFKVKALYAFNALTIVLAVNYFDRFISSLKFQKDKPWMGQLAAVACLSLAAKVEETQVPLLLDFQVEESKYVFDSKTIQRMELLVLSTLQWRMNPVTPISFFDHITRRLGLRTHLHWEFLRRCERLLLFLIADSRFMLYIPSILAAATMLHVIKEVEPCHYLEYQKQLIGVLKTCEDKVNACYKLILGLLESHCKGNEGHKRKHRSIPSSPNDVIDVSFSCDSSDDSWAMTSSVSSSPQPLFKRSRAQDQQMRLPSLNRMFMDVLSSPR comes from the exons ATGGCTCTGCAAGAAGAAGAGACTCAGCAGATTCAAAGCCCACCATTGATTCTTGATGGGCTGTATTGTGAAGAAGAGGATTTAGGAGAGTGTAGTTTTGAAGAGAATGGAAGTCAAATTTGTGGTGAAACAGTGAAAAAGGAGGcatttttacctttatttttcattgaacATGACTTGTTTTGGGAAGATGATGCCTTGCTCTCTTTAATgtccaaagaaaaagaaacccaTCTTGGTTACATTGCTGTTAACTCTGATGAGTCTTTAGTTTTGGCTCGTAAAGAAGCTTTGGAGTGGATTTTCAAGGTTAAGGCACTCTATGCATTCAATGCCTTGACCATAGTTCTTGCTGTGAATTACTTTGATAGGTTCATTTCAAGCCTAAAGTTTCAAAAAGACAAGCCATGGATGGGACAATTAGCTGCTGTGGCTTGTTTGTCTTTGGCTGCTAAGGTTGAGGAAACCCAAGTTCCACTTCTTTTAGACTTCCAA gTGGAGGAATCAAAGTATGTGTTTGATTCAAAGACCATACAAAGAATGGAGCTTTTGGTGCTGTCAACTCTTCAATGGAGGATGAACCCTGTGACGCCAATTTCCTTCTTTGATCACATTACAAGAAGGCTTGGATTGAGGACCCATTTGCATTGGGAGTTCCTTCGGAGGTGTGAGCGTTTGCTTCTCTTTCTCATTGCTG ATTCAAGGTTCATGCTTTATATTCCCTCTATCTTAGCTGCTGCAACAATGCTGCATGTTATTAAAGAGGTTGAACCATGCCATTATCTTGAATATCAGAAACAGCTTATTGGAGTACTCAAGACATGTGAG GATAAAGTAAATGCGTGCTACAAGCTCATCTTAGGGTTATTGGAAAGCCATTGCAAAGGAAACGAAGGCCACAAACGCAAGCATAGATCAATACCAAGCAGCCCTAATGATGTCATTGATGTATCTTTTAGCTGTGATAGCTCAGATGATTCGTGGGCTATGACATCTTCGGTCTCATCATCGCCACAGCCTCTGTTCAAAAGGAGTAGAGCACAGGACCAGCAAATGCGGCTACCTTCACTAAATCGTATGTTTATGGATGTGCTTAGTAGCCCTCGTTAA
- the LOC18611191 gene encoding phosphatidylinositol 3,4,5-trisphosphate 3-phosphatase and protein-tyrosine-phosphatase PTEN2A isoform X2, with translation MSLPPDDSAEHTSTATQAVLESFKKGIVDSSRSAVKAVQVKARHIVSQNKRRYQEGEFDLDMTYITENIIAMGFPAGDLSSGLFGFFEGFYRNHMEEVIKFFETHHKGRYKVYNLCSERLYDASLFQGKVASFPFDDHNCPQLQLIKSFCQSAYSWLKEDIENVVVVHCKAGMGRTGLMICSLLLFLKFFPTAEEAIDYFNQKRCIDGKALVLPSQIRYVKYFECILRHFNGENQPGHRCMLRGFRLHKCPYWIRPSITISNHNGTLFSTRKHPKTKDLMPEDFWIKAPKKGIVVFALPGQPGLTELVGDFKIQFHDRQGDFYCWLNTTMIENRTILDTSDLDGFDKITVPYPGFKVELVMVDYDGIPQSNSNTNSVNEETQGNSSYTKDGVTARSKHSKVSGNEDNGDVFSDSDGEESGASRSRQTQAAGAGPAVSSHLTNPAAEQIGTSTHGTHQLSVKNQERALSNASKDVSINGVGKPCSGLEIPNLDSMGASDIKVIAADASVFSFGDEEEDYESE, from the exons ATGAGTCTACCACCGGATGATAGTGCAGAGCATACCTCTACAGCGACACAAGCTGTTCTTGAATCATTCAAAAAGGGTATAGTTGATTCATCTCGGAGTGCAGTGAAGGCAGTGCAGGTCAAGGCACGCCATATTGTCTCACAAAACAAACGGAGATACCAG gAGGGAGAGTTTGATTTGGATATGACTTATATCACTGAGAATATAATTGCTATGGGGTTTCCTGCTGGTGATCTAAGCTCAGGGCTTTTTGGATTCTTTGAG GGCTTCTATCGAAATCACATGGAAGAAGTAATCAAGTTTTTTGAAACTCATCACAAG GGAAGATATAAAGTGTACAATTTGTGTTCAGAGAGGTTGTATGATGCATCACTATTTCAGGGGAAG GTTGCAAGTTTCCCATTTGATGACCACAATTGCCCTCAACTTCAACTCATAAAATCCTTTTGTCAAAGTGCATACTCATGGCTGAAGGAGGACATAGAAAATGTGGTGGTTGTTCATTGTAAAGCTGGTATGGGAAGGACAGGATTAATGATTTGCAGTCTTCTTTTATTCCTTAAG TTCTTTCCGACAGCTGAAGAGGCCATCGACTACTTCAACCAGAAAAGATGCATAGACGGGAAAGCTCTGGTTCTCCCAAGTCAGATT AGATATGTCAAATACTTTGAGTGTATCCTAAGACACTTCAATGGAGAAAATCAGCCTGGACATAG GTGCATGCTTAGGGGGTTCCGGCTTCATAAGTGTCCCTACTGGATTAGGCCCTCTATTACTATCTCCAATCACAATG GAACTTTGTTCTCTACAAGAAAGCATCCAAAAACGAAGGATTTAATG CCAGAAGATTTCTGGATTAAGGCACCTAAGAAAGGGATAGTGGTTTTTGCTCTGCCTGGGCAGCCTGGTCTCACAGAATTGGTGGGTGACTTCAAAATCCAATTTCATGACCGTCAAGGAGATTTCTACTG TTGGTTAAATACAACAATGATAGAGAACAGAACAATACTGGACACCTCTGATCTTGACGGTTTTGACAAG ATAACTGTGCCTTACCCTGGATTCAAGGTTGAACTGGTAATGGTAGACTATGACGGTATACCACAGTCAAATTCTAATACTAATTCTGTCAACGAAGAAACTCAGGGTAACTCCAGTTACACCAAGGATGGAGTCACGGCCCGTTCAAAACATAGCAAAGTTTCTGGAAATGAAGACAATGGTGATGTATTCTCAGACAGCGATGGGGAGGAATCAGGGGCTTCAAGGAGTAGGCAGACTCAAGCTGCTGGAGCTGGACCTGCAGTCTCCAGCCATCTAACTAACCCTGCAGCTGAGCAAATAGGGACGTCCACGCATGGAACTCATCAACTATCAGTCAAAAATCAAGAGCGAGCGTTGAGCAATGCTTCCAAAGACGTAAGCATTAATGGAGTTGGCAAACCTTGCTCAGGACTTGAGATCCCCAATCTGGACTCCATGGGAGCAAGTGATATCAAGGTGATTGCTGCTGATGCATCAGTCTTCAGTTTTggggatgaagaagaagattatGAAAGCGAATGA
- the LOC18611193 gene encoding F-box protein SKIP2, translated as MGQSPSAALDRENSLSDRFSFLSSSGFVSSEEFPDEFVANRDFTAEIPDECLAYVFQFLGPGDRNRCSLVCKRWLRVDGESRHRLSLNVQSEIVASLPSLFTRFDSVTKLALRCSRKSISLNDDALVMISIRCQNLTRLKLRGCREISDEGMSAFAQSSKNLRKLSCGSCMFGAKALNAVLDYCKNLEELSVKRLRGIHDGAEPIGPGAAASSLKMICLKELVNGQSFEPLVIGSKNLKTLKIIHCLGDWDRVLQLIGSQNRNGKEKLNFNNNNSNSNNNSLMEIHLERLQVSDIGLSAISKCTEIENLHIVKTPECSNYGLVCVAEHCKLLRKLHVDGWRTNRIGDEGLVAVAKHCPNLQELVLIGVNATHLSLAAIASNCSKLERLALCGSGTIGDAEIACIAAKCMVLKKLCIKGCNISDIGIEALAWGCPSLVKIKVRKCKGVSNEAGEWLREKRGSMIISMDACEIDGGFEASTSDVGVHENGVELPLVGGQVNGPDASTSSNGRLALLRSKLGLFAGRNLVACTFRRWSNSDDSFNSNL; from the coding sequence ATGGGCCAATCCCCTTCCGCCGCTTTAGACAGGGAAAACTCCCTCAGCGATCGCTTCAGCTTTTTATCCTCTTCTGGTTTTGTTTCCAGCGAGGAATTTCCCGATGAATTCGTGGCGAATCGGGATTTCACCGCCGAGATTCCCGACGAGTGTTTGgcttatgttttccaattccTCGGTCCTGGCGATCGGAACCGGTGTTCCCTTGTCTGCAAGAGGTGGTTGCGCGTGGACGGTGAGAGCCGTCACCGTTTGTCTCTCAACGTCCAATCCGAGATCGTTGCTTCGTTGCCTTCTCTTTTCACGCGCTTCGACTCCGTAACCAAGCTCGCCTTACGTTGTAGCCGTAAATCAATCAGCTTAAACGACGACGCGTTGGTGATGATCTCAATCCGTTGCCAAAACCTTACACGGCTGAAGCTCCGCGGTTGCCGCGAAATTAGCGACGAAGGAATGTCGGCATTTGCTCAGAGTTCTAAGAATTTAAGGAAACTTTCTTGTGGCTCTTGCATGTTTGGCGCTAAAGCTTTAAACGCCGTCCTCGATTATTGCAAGAATTTGGAAGAGTTATCGGTGAAAAGGCTCAGAGGAATCCACGACGGAGCTGAGCCGATCGGCCCTGGAGCTGCGGCTTCGTCCCTGAAAATGATTTGCTTGAAAGAGCTCGTTAACGGTCAGTCTTTTGAACCGCTTGTGATTGGATcgaaaaaccttaaaactttgaaaattaTTCATTGTTTGGGTGACTGGGATAGAGTCCTTCAATTAATTGGAAGTCAAAATcgaaatggaaaagaaaaattaaattttaataacaataatagCAATAGCAATAATAATTCTTTGATGGAAATTCACCTTGAGAGGCTTCAAGTAAGTGATATAGGGCTATCTGCGATTTCAAAATGTACCGAAATTGAGAATTTGCATATTGTGAAAACCCCGGAGTGTTCGAATTACGGGCTTGTTTGTGTAGCTGAGCATTGTAAGTTGTTGAGGAAGCTTCATGTCGACGGATGGAGGACTAACAGGATTGGAGATGAGGGTTTGGTTGCTGTTGCCAAACACTGTCCTAATTTACAAGAACTTGTTTTGATTGGTGTTAATGCTACCCATTTGAGCTTGGCTGCCATTGCTTCTAATTGTTCGAAACTTGAGAGATTAGCACTTTGTGGAAGTGGAACTATTGGTGATGCCGAGATTGCTTGCATTGCTGCAAAATGTATGGTGTTGAAGAAACTTTGCATCAAGGGATGTAATATTTCGGATATTGGGATTGAAGCACTTGCTTGGGGTTGTCCCAGTTTGGTGAAAATTAAGGTAAGGAAATGTAAAGGGGTGAGTAATGAGGCTGGCGAGTGGTTGCGTGAAAAGAGGGGATCAATGATTATCAGTATGGATGCTTGTGAAATAGATGGTGGTTTTGAGGCTAGTACCAGTGATGTTGGAGTTCATGAAAATGGTGTGGAGCTACCGCTGGTGGGTGGCCAAGTAAATGGTCCAGATGCTTCAACGAGCAGCAATGGTAGATTAGCATTATTGAGGTCAAAGTTGGGGCTTTTTGCTGGTAGAAATTTAGTGGCATGCACATTCAGAAGGTGGTCTAACAGTGATGATAGTTTCAATAGCAACTTGTAA
- the LOC18611195 gene encoding ADP-ribosylation factor 1 isoform X1 — translation MGVTISRLVRMLFAKKEMRILMVGLDAAGKTTILYKLKLGEIVTTIPTIGFNVETVDYKNVSFTVWDVGGQDKIRPLWRHYFQNTQGLIFVVDSNDRERISEARDELHRMLSEDELRDATLLVFANKQDLPNAMTVSEITDKLGLHSLRQRRWLRVPPPAKDFMKVLIGYPAISLARHSPKPALFQYRK, via the exons ATGGGAGTGACAATATCTAGATTGGTGAGGATGCTTTttgcaaagaaagaaatgaggATATTGATGGTGGGACTTGATGCTGCAGGCAAAACAACCATCCTTTACAAGTTAAAACTTGGAGAAATTGTTACTACCATACCAACCATTG GATTTAACGTTGAAACTGTTGATTACAAAAATGTTAGCTTCACTGTCTGGGATGTTGGAGGACAAGATAAG ATTCGACCATTATGGAGACACTACTTTCAGAACACTCAGGGCCTTATTTTTGTGGTGGATAGTAATGACAGAGAAAGAATATCAGAAGCCAGAGATGAGCTTCACAGGATGCTGAGCGAG GATGAACTACGTGATGCAACACTACTTGTCTTCGCTAACAAACAAGATCTTCCAAATGCCATGACTGTTTCTGAAATCACTGATAAACTTGGCCTTCATTCACTTCGACAACGCCGTTG GCTACGTGTGCCACCTCCGGCCAAGGACTTTATGAAGGTCTTGATTGGCTATCCAGCAATATCTCTAGCAAG GCATAGTCCCAAGCCAGCCCTATTTCAATACAGAAAGTGA
- the LOC18611192 gene encoding LOW QUALITY PROTEIN: small RNA degrading nuclease 1 (The sequence of the model RefSeq protein was modified relative to this genomic sequence to represent the inferred CDS: inserted 2 bases in 1 codon) — MDEKLDTAEKKVLVEIVKLVQKRGLKGTEGGWKEFLNSYDKKFGASLSDPSRRSNDVLVSFLKTFTKADDLKLFDRMLQGHLNRAAVNQIGKQSLGNESPEQRLVRLTLEHPQYPLDYTFPTGDEGWIITKLPKKSGMLRSNAMVAVDCEMVLCEDGTEALVRVCVVDRDLQVKIDKLVNPNKAVADYRTEITGVAAGDLDSVTCSVADIQKSMKKLLSNGTILVGHSLHNDLQVLKIDHARVIDTSYIFKYLDASISKRPSLNNLCKSVLGYEVRKPGAAHNCLDDACAAMKLVLAKLDHGDIRLVQEDVPQAEMEKLLLHRIPINVPREEISRVIPGDVAIEMKPSKKAQGRHYAAFAVFNSPQEANRAFENIEGNEEKDSSGLPQKLVTFQFGKGVTACMYIRKMAQDDSQCQVLSNKRAFQGEEKSIESKRLKTDQKPVEETMVNFNQFDDHVXEIERLKQELKQKDFRIVMQDKIISDLQKKVDKEPYKKQFWGLTYSLSSLYSLASFP; from the exons ATGGACGAGAAACTCGACACGGCCGAGAAAAAG GTTCTTGTCGAAATCGTCAAGTTAGTTCAAAAGAGAGGACTGAAAGGTACAGAAGGAGGATGGAAGGAGTTTTTGAATTCTTATGACAAAAAGTTTGGTGCTTCTTTGAGTGATCCGTCGAGGCGGTCTAATGATGTTTTGGTGTCTTTTCTTAAGACATTTACTAAAGCAGATGATTTGAAG CTTTTTGATAGAATGTTGCAAGGCCATTTAAATAGGGCCGCGGTTAATCAAATTGGAAAACAATCTTTGGGTAATGAATCCCCTGAGCAG AGGCTTGTTCGTTTAACTTTGGAACACCCACAATATCCACTAGATTATACATTCCCAACAGGCGATGAG GGATGGATCATTACCAAGCTCCCTAAAAAATCTGGGATGTTGAGATCAAATGCCATGGTTGCTGTTGATTGTGAAATGGTTCTCTGTGAAGATGGCACAGAAGCGTTAGTGAGAGTTTGTGTTGTGGATCGTGATTTACAG GTCAAAATTGATAAACTTGTAAATCCAAACAAAGCAGTGGCTGATTATCGGACTGAGATTACAGGAGTTGCTGCAGGAGATTTGGATAGTGTCACTTGTTCGGTAGCAGACATACAG AAATCCATGAAGAAGCTGTTATCCAATGGGACTATTTTAGTGGGCCACAGTTTACACAATGATCTGCAAG TGTTAAAGATAGACCATGCAAGAGTGATTGACACCTCATATATCTTCAAATATTTGGATGCATCTATCTCTAAAAGACCGTCTTTGAATAACTTGTGCAAG TCTGTACTGGGATATGAAGTTCGAAAGCCTGGTGCTGCTCATAACTGTCTAGATGATGCGTGTGCTGCAATGAAACTAGTTCTTGCTAAGCTAGATCATGGTGACATTCGATTGGTTCAAGAAGAC GTGCCCCAAGCTGAAATGGAAAAGCTACTGCTCCATAGGATACCGATCAATGTTCCTAGGGAAGAAATATCTAGAGTCATCCCTGGAGATGTTGCAATTGAAATGAAG CCATCTAAAAAGGCTCAAGGTCGCCATTACGCTGCGTTTGCTGTCTTTAATAGCCCTCAAGAAGCAAACCGAGCATTTGAAAATATAGAAGGCAATGAAGAAAAG GATTCATCTGGACTACCTCAGAAACTAGTTACATTTCAGTTTGGCAAAGGAGTAACTGCTTGTATGTACATCCGTAAAATGGCACAGGACGATTCTCAGTGCCAAGTTTTGTCAAATAAAAGAGCATTTCAGGGTGAGGAGAAATCCATCGAGTCCAAAAGGCTTAAGACAGATCAGAAACCTGTAGAGGAAACAAtggtaaattttaatcaatttgaTGATCACGT AGAGATTGAGAGGTTGAAGCAAGAACTGAAACAGAAAGATTTTCGAATTGTTATGCAGGATAAGATCATATCTGATCTTCAAAAGAAGGTTGATAAAGAGCCTTACAAAAAACAATTTTGGGGCTTAACTTACTCACTGAGTAGTTTGTATAGTCTCGCTAGTTTCCCCTGA
- the LOC18611195 gene encoding ADP-ribosylation factor 1 isoform X2: protein MGVTISRLVRMLFAKKEMRILMVGLDAAGKTTILYKLKLGEIVTTIPTIGFNVETVDYKNVSFTVWDVGGQDKIRPLWRHYFQNTQGLIFVVDSNDRERISEARDELHRMLSEDELRDATLLVFANKQDLPNAMTVSEITDKLGLHSLRQRRWYMQATCATSGQGLYEGLDWLSSNISSKAR from the exons ATGGGAGTGACAATATCTAGATTGGTGAGGATGCTTTttgcaaagaaagaaatgaggATATTGATGGTGGGACTTGATGCTGCAGGCAAAACAACCATCCTTTACAAGTTAAAACTTGGAGAAATTGTTACTACCATACCAACCATTG GATTTAACGTTGAAACTGTTGATTACAAAAATGTTAGCTTCACTGTCTGGGATGTTGGAGGACAAGATAAG ATTCGACCATTATGGAGACACTACTTTCAGAACACTCAGGGCCTTATTTTTGTGGTGGATAGTAATGACAGAGAAAGAATATCAGAAGCCAGAGATGAGCTTCACAGGATGCTGAGCGAG GATGAACTACGTGATGCAACACTACTTGTCTTCGCTAACAAACAAGATCTTCCAAATGCCATGACTGTTTCTGAAATCACTGATAAACTTGGCCTTCATTCACTTCGACAACGCCGTTG GTACATGCAGGCTACGTGTGCCACCTCCGGCCAAGGACTTTATGAAGGTCTTGATTGGCTATCCAGCAATATCTCTAGCAAGGCAAGATAA